CCACGCGTTATATTCCATGCCCCGCTGGCCTTCGCGACTGACCCAGTTGGGATAGGTGCGGCGAAGCCCGCTGTCCTTGATCGGCTCATGCGCGTTGACCGCGATGCGGCGCTTGGCGGCTTCGGTCACAACCTTCAGGTGGTGGCGGGCCATTACCTGGCCTTCGTGCCATTCGAAGCGGATGCGGCCGTCGGGGCCCTTCGCCTGCACGCCGCCCGCGTCGGAGACATAGCCCGTCTTCACCGCGTCGATGCCGAGGCTGCGATAGTAGTCGAAGCCCGCTTCCATCTGGCTTTCGTAATGGGCGATGTTGGCCGAAGTTTCGTGGTGCCCGATCAGGTGGACGCCCTTCGACCTCGCGTAAGCGGCGATGCGCGGCATGTCGAAATCGGGATAGGGCTTGGTGAAGCTGAATTCCTGCCCGTTCGCGAACCAGTCGCCGTCCCAGCCGACGTTCCAGCCTTCGACCAGCATTCCGGGGATGCCGTTGGCTGAGGCGAAGTCGATAAGCTTGAGCGCGTTGGCGGTAGTCGCGCCATGCTTCGGGCCCGATGCCCAGCTCTGCGTTTCGAGGTGCATGCCCCACCAGATGCCGACGTACTTTCGGGGGGTGACCCAGCTGACGTCGCCAAGCTTGTTCGGTTCGTTGAGGTTCATCACCATGTTGCGCGCGGCGTATAGCGAGGGCGCATCGGGAGCGATGGTGACCATCCGCCACGGGGTAGTGAAGGCGCCAGTGCGGCTGACCTTTGCACCGGTCGACGACGGCGTCAGCACGGCCTTGAGCAACGTGCCTTCGGCGCGCGCGACGTTCATACCCGAATAGTCGACCAGCGCGGCCTCGTGGAGCGACACGTGCGTTCCGTCGGCGAGCACCATCGTCAGCGGCGTCTGCGCGGTGCCGATGCCGCTGACCTGCGTGGCGTTGTAAAGATATTCCTCGCGGTTGCTTTCAAACGCGGGCGCCCACCACGCGCGGCCGTCGCTCGCCATGCGGAACTGGGTCAGTTCCTCGGCGATGTTTGTGGTGCGGTTCGCGGGCACGCCGTCGAACCGGTAGCGGAAGCCGATGCCGTCGTCATAGGCACGGAATTCAAGTGCGATCGACCGCTTCAGGCCGGTCTTCTCGCGCATCGACACCGTCATCGCCTCATAGTGGTCGCGGACGGTTCGGTCCTCGCCCCACGGCGTGCGCCAGCGCTCGTCATGGTCACGGCGATCGGTGCGGACGACTTCGAAATTGCGGAGCATCTGCGGCTGGTCGGTGAACAGGAAGCCGAGCTGGCTGTCGGCCACGACCGGCTTGCCGCGACGGTCGATGCGATACTGCATCCGGCCTTCGCCGTTCAGCGTCATCGTCACCTTGAGCACGCGGCCTGGCGAGTCCAGCGTGACGGTCTGCGCGGCGGCGGGGAGCGCCACCAGCATCAGGGCGAGTGCGGCGAGCAGTCGTTTCAACATTTGACGATGTATCCTGAAGCTGGAGGCAGAGTGGAGGACGAAGGATCGGCACCGCCGGTGGCGATTAGTGGCGTTCCACCGGGTGCGGGAAAGTCGGACGCGGAACCGCCGAGGTTGACGACGCACAGCAAGCGATCGCCATCGAGCGTTCGTTCGAAGGCGACGATCCCCGATCCGGCGCTCTCGCGAACGGCAATCGCCCCTTCGCGAAGCGCGGCCTGGTCCTTGCGAAGCGCGACAAGCTTACGCGTC
Above is a genomic segment from Sphingomonas sp. LY29 containing:
- a CDS encoding glycoside hydrolase family 97 protein: MLKRLLAALALMLVALPAAAQTVTLDSPGRVLKVTMTLNGEGRMQYRIDRRGKPVVADSQLGFLFTDQPQMLRNFEVVRTDRRDHDERWRTPWGEDRTVRDHYEAMTVSMREKTGLKRSIALEFRAYDDGIGFRYRFDGVPANRTTNIAEELTQFRMASDGRAWWAPAFESNREEYLYNATQVSGIGTAQTPLTMVLADGTHVSLHEAALVDYSGMNVARAEGTLLKAVLTPSSTGAKVSRTGAFTTPWRMVTIAPDAPSLYAARNMVMNLNEPNKLGDVSWVTPRKYVGIWWGMHLETQSWASGPKHGATTANALKLIDFASANGIPGMLVEGWNVGWDGDWFANGQEFSFTKPYPDFDMPRIAAYARSKGVHLIGHHETSANIAHYESQMEAGFDYYRSLGIDAVKTGYVSDAGGVQAKGPDGRIRFEWHEGQVMARHHLKVVTEAAKRRIAVNAHEPIKDSGLRRTYPNWVSREGQRGMEYNAWGEPKNPPRYDTELFFTRLMAGPMDYTPGIVSLKGRGNTDILSTLARQLALYVVVYSPVQMAADLQENYEAAPVAFQFIKQVPVDWDETRVVSGAIGDHVVVARKDRGSDDWYVGGVTDEAARGAIVKLDFLPAGKRYTATIYRDGPTAEAGAKGKDMVVEQRQVRRGDALSIAMAPGGGFAVRLAAPSRR